GAGCCCTGGCCCGGGTAGGGCAGAGCTTCAGCCGTGCCACTCGGTGTTGGCCCAATTTGTGAGCGCAGGAATCCGGCTGAGCCAGGATGGCTCAGGATGTCATTTCTTCGAGCTGGCCTTTTTCCAGTTTTTCCTGGCATTCAATGCAGTGGCGGGTCCAAGGCACGGCCTCGAGCCGCTTGGGATTGATGTCCTTCCCGCAGGAAATACATTGCCCGAATGTGCCTTCGCGAATCCGGCTGAGCGCCCCCTCCACCATTTGCAGCAGTTGGCGCTC
The Terriglobales bacterium genome window above contains:
- a CDS encoding TraR/DksA family transcriptional regulator is translated as MEKKKVEYFKKKLEERQHQLRKNVSRTEQDGRASDLDTAQDIADRAASSYNKEFLFHQSNSERQLLQMVEGALSRIREGTFGQCISCGKDINPKRLEAVPWTRHCIECQEKLEKGQLEEMTS